A section of the Nyctibius grandis isolate bNycGra1 chromosome 30, bNycGra1.pri, whole genome shotgun sequence genome encodes:
- the EMC4 gene encoding ER membrane protein complex subunit 4 — protein MNLFIMYMAGNTISIFPAMMVCMMGWRPLQALMSLSATLKALESSSRRALQGLVFLVGNGLGLALALYKCQAMGLLPTRPSDWLAFVAPPQRMEFTGGGLIL, from the exons ATGAACCTGTTCATCATGTACATGGCCGGCAACACCATCTCTATCTTCCCCGCCATGATGGTCTGCATGATGGGCTGGCGCCCGCTGCAGGCCCTGATGTCCCTCTCTGCCA CACTGAAGGCGCTGGAGAGCTCGAGCCGGCGGGCACTGCAGGGGCTGGTGTTCCTGGTGGGCAACGGGCTGGGGCTGGCGCTGGCCCTCTACAAGTGCCAGGccatggggctgctgcccacccGCCCCTCCGACTGGCTGGCTTTTGTCGCCCCGCCACAG CGGATGGAGTTCACTGGGGGGGGCCTGATCCTGTGA